The Limnospira fusiformis SAG 85.79 genomic interval ATTCAGATTATTGTCTCGCTGTCGAGAATTCTCCGCCATATAAATTAACTCGGCTTGTACAATCACACAAGTACAAATTTGGGACTGATAAAGTTCTGCTAACCTAGCCATAATATCCGGTTGATGATTCATGGCTAAACTACAGTGATTGGTATCTAATAAATACATATAATCTGTTAGTCTGCTTTCAATGCTTGAGTATCTGTGTCATCAGTGGAAATATATAATTGACCACGAGATGTATGGACTAACTCTAAACATTCCTCCAAGTCATCTCCTTCCCATTGACCAATTTTTTCCAGAGTTTTAAGGATTGATGCTGCTGTCGATCGCGATGAATCCGAGGCGCGAGACTTCATAAATAGTAGAAATTCTAAAGCGATCGCTAAAATTTCATCGGGGGTTTGTTCAATTTCTTGATGGAATTGTTCTTGAATCGAAACCTGATTAGCTTCCCGATTCGATTCAGGATTGTTGAGAATTTTCTGAGTATCCATAAAAAATTCCTCCGTGGGGTTGATAGTGGTTGATATTTAACCATTATAGCAACGACAATTGGAGGTCGATCGCCTCTGGTCTGCGAGCCACCGATGATGATTGATTATAAAACTTTCCCAGTAGCCGGGTCAAAAATCATTAAATAGTTTAAATCTAGGGTAACTGGAATGCGATCGCCAGGACGCACACGCACACTGGGGGAAGCCATCAATTGTAATATGTTTCCCTGTACAGTTTTCGGGTCATTTGATGGCCAGGTAGCCCTCACTAAAGTTTCCCGTCCTAGGGGTTCAACCACACTAACTTCTAATTCCAGAGGGACTTTATCCAAAGCCCAAACATCTTTTTCAACCGGATCAGTCTCCGACTCGCTGAGGTTTAATTGTAAATGTTCCGGTCTAATTCCTAACTCAAATCTCTGTCCTTCCTGGGGGTGTATTTTCTCCCGAATAACCATCGGACAAGCCACCGATTGACTACCCACCCAAAATAAACTATTACCATAGGTAGCCGGGATAATATTCATGGGAGGATTACCCAAAAAAGTGGCAACCATCCTATTAGCAGGCTTACTGTAAACCTGTTGAGGAGTCCCGACCTGTTGGATACGACCTTGTTCTAAAATCACAATCCGATCGGCTAAGGTCATAGCCTCAACCTGATCATGAGTCACATAAATTGTGGTAATTCCTAGGCGCTGGTGAAGTTGCTTCAGTTCCGCGCGTGTATCGTCTCGTAATTGTGCGTCTAAATTAGATAGAGGTTCATCTAAAAGGAACACATCAGGTTCCCTGGCGATCGCCCTACCTAAAGCCACCCGTTGCTGTTGACCCCCCGACAATTGTTTAGGTTTGCGGCTTAACAGATGTTCAATAGATAGCGATCGCGCTACTTCCTGAATCCGTTGTTCTATCTTAGTGCTATCAGTCCCCCGCATTTTTAAACCAAAAGCCAGGTTTTCTGCGACCGTCAAATGCGGATAGAGGGCGTAATTCTGAAATACCATAGCCACATTGCGATCGCGTGCCATAATGTCATTAACTAAGCGATCGCCTATATAAATATCGCCACTGGTAGCTTTTTCTAAACCCGCAATTGTCCGCAAAATCGTTGATTTACCGCAGCCCGAAGGTCCTACCAACACCCAAAACTGACCATCAGGAATATTTAGGCTAATCCCCTCAATCGCCGTAGCGCTATCATAACTACGGGT includes:
- a CDS encoding ABC transporter ATP-binding protein, which encodes MATVRLENITRSYDSATAIEGISLNIPDGQFWVLVGPSGCGKSTILRTIAGLEKATSGDIYIGDRLVNDIMARDRNVAMVFQNYALYPHLTVAENLAFGLKMRGTDSTKIEQRIQEVARSLSIEHLLSRKPKQLSGGQQQRVALGRAIAREPDVFLLDEPLSNLDAQLRDDTRAELKQLHQRLGITTIYVTHDQVEAMTLADRIVILEQGRIQQVGTPQQVYSKPANRMVATFLGNPPMNIIPATYGNSLFWVGSQSVACPMVIREKIHPQEGQRFELGIRPEHLQLNLSESETDPVEKDVWALDKVPLELEVSVVEPLGRETLVRATWPSNDPKTVQGNILQLMASPSVRVRPGDRIPVTLDLNYLMIFDPATGKVL